Below is a genomic region from Mycolicibacter hiberniae.
GTTGCGCACCGCGCGCGGACAGCACGTCGCGAACCTGCTGGCCTTCCAGCCCGAGGAACGCATCGCTCAGGTCATCCAGATCAAGAGCTACGAAGACGCGCCGTACCTGGTGTTGGCCACCCGCAAGGGTCTGGTCAAGAAGTCCAAACTCACCGACTTCGACTCCAACCGTTCGGGCGGAATCGTCGCGATCAACCTGCGCGATGGTGACGAACTGGTGGGTGCGGTGCTGTGCTCGGCCGAAGACGACCTGCTGCTGGTCTCGGCTAACGGCCAGTCCATCCGTTTCTCGGCGACCGACGAGGCGCTGCGGCCGATGGGCCGGGCCACCTCGGGCGTGCAGGGTATGCGGTTCAACGCCGATGACCAGCTGCTGTCGCTCAATGTGGTCCGCGACAACACCTATCTGCTGGTGGCGACCGCAGGTGGTTACGCCAAACGGACCGCGATCGAGGAGTACACCGCGCAAGGGCGTGGCGGCAAGGGAATCCTCACCATTCAGTACGACCCGAGGCGGGGCAGGCTGGTGGGGGCCCTGATCGTCGACGACGGCAGCGAGCTCTACGCGATCACCTCTGGGGGCGGAGTGATCCGTACCGCCGCGCGCCAGGTCCGGAAAGCCGGACGGCAGACGAAGGGCGTTCGGTTGATGAACCTGGGCGATGGCGACACACTGATAGCGATTGCACGCAACGCTGACGAAGACGCCGCTGACGAGGACTCGGGCAGCTGACCCGATTTCACACCCGGCCGCTGCGCGGTGGGGATACGCAGGTAAGGAGCCGTGGGTGAGCGCACCGAACGAGCCCGGCCACCCGGGCAACGGGGGCAAGACGGAGTCGGCCGGAAACGGTCCGGCCGACTCCGGGCAGCGCCCACCGGGCCGAACCGCCCGGATCACCGAGACCGGGGAGACCCCGCCCTGGCAGCGCGCCGGGCAGGCTCGCCCGCCCGCCCCTGCCCGACCGGCAGACGGCGGCGCGCTGGGGCACTCCCCCGGTGTCGACGAGCGGATCCGCCGGTTCGTCTCCGGGACGGCCGCCCCGACGGCACCGCCGGCGCCCGGGGCGCCCCAGCAGCCGCCGAAGGCTCCGCCGCCGCCCGCCAAGCAGCCGGCGCCGCCGGCCCAGCCACCCGTCCAGCCGACGGCACAAGCGCCCAAGCCGCCGGCCCAGCCGGCCAAGCCCCCGGTCCAGCAGACCGCTCAGGCGAAGCCGGCAGCGCCCAAGACCGCCTCGCCGGCCAAGCACGGCGACGACGCCTACGGCAGCGAGCTGCCGGATCTGTCTGAACCGGGCCGGCGCTCCCCCGGCCGCCGCCCAGCGGTGACGGCGGGGCCCCGCGGCCCGCTGCGGGCGAGCATGCAGATCCGGCGGATCGATCCCTGGAGTGCGCTCAAGGTGTCGTTGTTGCTGTCCACGGCGCTGTTCTTCGTCTGGATGATCGCCGTGGCGGTGCTCTACGTCGCCCTGGGCGCGATGGGGGTGTGGAGCAAGCTCAACAGCAACGTCGGTGATCTGCTCACCAACAACAGTGCTGCCGAATTGGTCTCTGCCGGTTCGATTTTCGGCGGGGCAACCTTGATCGGATTGGTCAACATCGTGGTTCTGACCGCGATGGCGACCCTCGGTGTGGTGGTCTACAACCTGAGCACCGACGTGGTCGGCGGCGTGGAGGTGACCCTGGCCGACCGGGACTGACCGCGCCGTCTGCCCTGGCTTTTTAGGTGCATTTTGGCCGGGAGGCGTTTGGTGCGGTAATCTCGCTCGGTCGTCAGACGACTACGGGCCTATAGCTCAGGTGGTTAGAGCGCTTCGCTGATAACGAAGAGGTCGGAGGTTCGAGTCCTCCTAGGCCCACGAGTCCCACCAGGGGCCTTAGCTCAGTTGGTAGAGCGCTGCCTTTGCAAGGCAGATGTCAGGAGTTCGAATCTCCTAGGCTCCACAATGCGACGGCGAAAGCGTCGCCTTGTGTGTCCCCACGCTCGTCAGTGCCTTCGGTCAGAGGGTGGGTTGCGCATCCACGCTGGGCGGGCGCGGCGAGGGCTCCTGCGGCCGGTTGGAGCGGCGAATCAGCACCGCCACCACACCACCGGCCACCAAGGCCGCGCCGGCAGCCCCCAGAACCAGCCAGGACCGCCGAATCCGGCGGCGCGGCGGGGCGCCCTCGAGCAGCTGCGGAAGACCCGCGACCACCTCCTGAGCGGCGGCCAATTCGCGGGCTGCGGCGTCCGCGACGTCGGCGACCCGGTCCGACAGCTGGCTCTCCCGGTAGCGCCTGCGCAATTCGACGGCTCCCCGGTGCACCGCGGCGCCACCGAGGCCCACGGCGCCGCGGGCCACGTCTACCGGCCCACCAGCGGTATGGGCCAGCCCACGGGTCAGGCGCTCTCGATTGGTCAGCGGGGTCTCGGTGGCCAGGCGCATGGCTCAACGCTACCCGTGGCGCAGCCCACCACGCCGCGAATGGCAGACTGTGCTCCCATGACCTCCAGCTCCATTGCCACCGCAACTGCCACGCTGCACACCAACCGCGGCGACATCAAGATCGCGCTGTTCGGCAACCACGCGCCCAAGACCGTCGCCAACTTCGTCGGCTTGGCCCAGGGCACCAAGGAGTACTCGACCACCAACGCTTCCGGCGGATCGTCGGGCCCGTTCTACGACGGCGCGGTGTTCCACCGGGTGATCTCCGGTTTCATGATCCAGGGCGGCGACCCGACCGGCACCGGCCGCGGCGGCCCGGGTTACAAGTTCGAGGACGAATTCCACCCCGAGCTGGTTTTCGACAAGCCCTACCTGCTGGCGATGGCCAACGCCGGTCCCGGCACCAACGGTTCGCAGTTCTTCATCACGGTGGGCCAGACCCCGCACCTGAACCGCAAGCACACCATCTTCGGTGAGGTGGTGGACCCCGACTCGCAGGCTGTCGTGGACGCCATCGCCAACACCTCGACCGATCGCGCCGACCGGCCCACCGAGCCCGTCATGATCGAGTCGATCACGATCGCCTAGCCGGGCACCTCTTCATCACGGCCGGTGTAGCCGGCCGCATTGAGCACCGCGAGCACGTCGCGGGGATCGGTTCCCAAGTCCCATCGGGACAGGACCAGCATCTGATCGTCGCGCGTCTCGATCTCGAGCAGCCGATGGGTGCGCCCGATCCGCTGATGCTGCGTCACCCGAAGCCGTGTGATGCGCTCGGGGCGCAGCACCGTGGTACGCCACCAGCCGCGCACCGCCAGTCCCTCGAAGGTCAGCGCGAGCTTGGGCCGCGACAGCCAGGACATGCCGGCAAATATCAGCAGCCCCACTCCGGCAACGCCGGCCAACATGCGTCCCGGCGTGTCGGTCGCGACCGTGACGGCGCAGATCGCCAACACCGCTCCGACGACGGCGCAGCCGGCGATGCCGCCGGCGGGCGGAGACCACTGCGTTTCTGCGGGCGCGTTAGGCGTCATGTCGACCTGCGGTTTCGAAAGTTATCAACAGGAGTTGTCCACAGTGGGGATAAATCACATCGATGTGATTGAGCACCTCAGGGGGTTTTGGACTCCGAAA
It encodes:
- a CDS encoding peptidylprolyl isomerase; its protein translation is MADCAPMTSSSIATATATLHTNRGDIKIALFGNHAPKTVANFVGLAQGTKEYSTTNASGGSSGPFYDGAVFHRVISGFMIQGGDPTGTGRGGPGYKFEDEFHPELVFDKPYLLAMANAGPGTNGSQFFITVGQTPHLNRKHTIFGEVVDPDSQAVVDAIANTSTDRADRPTEPVMIESITIA
- a CDS encoding PH domain-containing protein, whose protein sequence is MTPNAPAETQWSPPAGGIAGCAVVGAVLAICAVTVATDTPGRMLAGVAGVGLLIFAGMSWLSRPKLALTFEGLAVRGWWRTTVLRPERITRLRVTQHQRIGRTHRLLEIETRDDQMLVLSRWDLGTDPRDVLAVLNAAGYTGRDEEVPG
- the cwsA gene encoding cell wall synthesis protein CwsA, with protein sequence MRLATETPLTNRERLTRGLAHTAGGPVDVARGAVGLGGAAVHRGAVELRRRYRESQLSDRVADVADAAARELAAAQEVVAGLPQLLEGAPPRRRIRRSWLVLGAAGAALVAGGVVAVLIRRSNRPQEPSPRPPSVDAQPTL
- a CDS encoding DUF3566 domain-containing protein, with amino-acid sequence MSAPNEPGHPGNGGKTESAGNGPADSGQRPPGRTARITETGETPPWQRAGQARPPAPARPADGGALGHSPGVDERIRRFVSGTAAPTAPPAPGAPQQPPKAPPPPAKQPAPPAQPPVQPTAQAPKPPAQPAKPPVQQTAQAKPAAPKTASPAKHGDDAYGSELPDLSEPGRRSPGRRPAVTAGPRGPLRASMQIRRIDPWSALKVSLLLSTALFFVWMIAVAVLYVALGAMGVWSKLNSNVGDLLTNNSAAELVSAGSIFGGATLIGLVNIVVLTAMATLGVVVYNLSTDVVGGVEVTLADRD